CGCCGGTTCGAGAAGACGACAGAGAAGAGGAGATCTTCACGCTCGTGGGGCCGCCCATCGGCACCGACTGGTCGGCGCTGTTCGACGCCGGCTTCGTCCAGGAGCCGGAGGTTCAGATCCGCCTCGTCCCCTGGAGCGACGACGCGACCGCCGACGAGTACGTCTCCGCCGTGGGCCACGGCCGCCGCCAGACCGCCGCGACGAACCCGGCGAAGATCGAAGAACTGCGCTACCTGCTGGCCGAACACCCCCACGCGAAGGCGCTGGTCTTCGTCGAGTACCTCGACCAGGGCGAGGCCATCGCCGCGGCGCTGGACGTGCCCTTCATCAGCGGCGAGACCCGCCACGCCGAGCGCGAACGGCTGTTCGACGACTTCCGCCGGAACGAGCGCGACACCCTGGTGATCTCTCGGGTCGGCGACGAGGGGATCGACCTCCCCGACGCCGAGCTGGCGATCGTCGCCTCCGGCCTCGGCGGATCGCGCCGACAGGGGGCACAGCGGGCCGGCCGGACGATGCGTCCCGTCGGCGACGCACAGCTCTATCTCCTCGCGACGCGGGGCACCGAGGAGGAGGACTTCGTCCGCCAGCAGATGCGCCACCTCGTCTCCAAGGGGATTCGCGTGACCGAGCAAGACGCCGAAGCGGTGGGCGAACCGACTGGCGACGACACAGTGGCCGAGTAACAGTTCTGGGACTGCGGGGGCACGCGCTCGGTCCCCCACCGAGAGATGACTGGACTGGATCGAAGACTGGGGCGAAGACGAGGGGTGTGAGTACGTCGCGCTGGCGTGCCCGCGGGACAACGACGATGGCTGGCGTTCTACGACAGCGAAGGGCTGGAGCAGTGGGGGTGCGTAGTGGAGACGGAACTGGACGGCGACGGGAACTGAACAGTCTCACTCTCGATACGACGCGAACGCTGCCAACTGAACGCCCTCGCCCCGCTCGACGGTGCTGCGAGCTATTCTCGCTACGCTCGGATAGTGCCCTCGAAGCACCGTCGAGTGCGTCTCGCCGGTTCGGCCACCAGGACCGCACAGCACGGCACCGCAGCCACGCACCTCCCCAACCGATTCGCTCCTTTCAGTCGCTCATCCCTCGCACAGTGAGCGCTCGCGATGGAACGCGAGCGAGCGCGCGCCGCCCTCGATTTCCGTCTCAGTTCTCCTCGACGAACGACTCGGGATCGTCAGCGGCTTCGACGACATTCACCGCGCGGACCGCTTCGGGCACGTCGTGGACGCGGACGATGTCGGCCCCTCGTTCGGCGGCCAGCGTCGTGCCGGCGATGGTGGCGTCCAGACAGTCCCCGGCCTCGGCTCCGACGAGTTCGAACATCGACTTGTGGGAGTGGCCGACCAGGATCGGGCAACCGAGCGACTGGAACTCTTCGAGTCGGCCCAGCAGTTCGAAGCTCTCGGCGGCCGTCTTCCCGAATCCCAGCCCTGGATCGACCACGATCTGCTCGCGGTCGAGCCCCGCTTTCTCGGCCAGCAGGACGCGTTCGGTCAGCTGGTCGATGCAGTCCTCGACCACGTCGTCGTAGTCGACGGCGCTGTCGGGATCGACCGGCACCTCGATGCTGTGCATCACGACGACGGGCACGTCGTAGTCGGCGGCGACGAGGCGCATCTCGGGATCTTCGAGCCCGGACACGTCGTTGAGGATGTCCGCACCGGCGTCCAGTGCGGCCCGGGCGACCGGTGCCTTGCGGGTGTCGACGGCGACGGCGGCGTCGAGATCGGCGAGGCGCTCGATCACGGGGACGATGCGCTCGATCTCCTCCTCGACGGGGACCTCGTCCGCGCCGGGGCGGGTGGACTCGCCGCCGACGTCGAGGACGTCGACGCCGGCCGCGACCATCGACTCGGCGCGGGCGACGGCGTCCTCGACGGCGTCGTACTCCCCGCCGTCGTGGAAGGAGTCCGGCGTGATGTTACAGATCCCCATGACGGCGGTGCCGTCCTCCCAGGGATAGCCCCGGTCTCGATCGGGCTGCTGGATGTCCAGCGCGGTCCGGAGTTCGTCGGCCAGCGACGCGAGGCCGTACGGTTGGCCGTCGAGTTTGTCCGTCAGGCGGCGGAACTGGGCCATCGTCCCCATCAGGAGTACGTCAAGCATCTCCTCGTCCTGGTCGTTCAGCCCCGAGATCGCACAGTCCCCGCCCAGCGAGAGCAGCTCTTCTTTGAGGTACTGTGCCTGTCGGGGCTGGACGCGCGTCTTGAGGAGGCGGTGGACTGCCTTGCCGCGCATGCGCCACGCACCGGCGTCGGTGACGTGAGCGGCGTCGATGGTCTCGCGTGCCGCCGCCACGCCGTCGACCTGCTTGGGGATCGTCGGCCGGATCCAGCGCTGGCGAGCCTCGGCGACGGCGTAGAGCGAGCCCGTGACCAGCACACAGTCGTCCTCGCCGGCCGCGTCGAGGGCCACGTCGAACGCGCCGGCCACGTCGCTGCGCGTCTCGACGCTGGCCGCGGTCTCGTCTCGGAACGCCTTCGCGACGACCTGCTCGTCTTCTGCGCGGTCTCGGTCGGGCTCGCAGGCGACGACGTGGTCGGCCCCGTCGAGTGCCCCCGCGATGGCACGCAGGTCCTTGTCGACCATCGAGCCCGCGACGACGTGGAGGTCGTCGTAGTCGAACGTGGCCAGCGTCTCGACGACCCGTTCGACGCCGCCGGGGTTGTGCGCGCCGTCCAGTACCACCAGCGGGTCCCGTCCCATGATCTCGAAGCGACCGGGCCAGTGGGCGTTTCGCAGGCCGCGTGCGATCGTCGCCTCGTCGACGGCCGCGACCTGGCGACACAGCGTCGCGGCGATCCCGGCGTTGATCGCCTGATGAGCGCCCAGCAGCGGGAGGTTCGTCTCGACGCGCCAGTCGTCGCCCGCGATCGACACCGACCCCTCCAGTCCTTCCCGACCGTGGTCGGTGACCGTCACGTCGCCGCTGGTGTCGGCGACGGTGACCACGTCCCCGGCCACGTCCCGGACGGCGTCGAGCGCGTCGCCTGCGGTGGCGGTCACGAGCGGGCGGTCCGCGGGCGCGACGTGTGCCTTGTCTCGGGCGATCTCTGCGATCGTGTCGCCCAGGATGTCCGTGTGTTCGAGCGTCACCGTCGTCACCGCGCTGGCGACGGGGTCGACGACGCTGGTGGCGTCGAGCTTGCCGCCGATGCCGACCTCGACGACCGCCACGTCGACCGACTGGCGCTCGAACTCCCAGTAGGCCAGTGCCGTCAGCGTCTCGAAGAGGGTCGGAGAGGTGCCGTCGGCCGCCCGATCGGTGACGTACGGCTCGACGGACTCGACGAACTCGACGACCGCCGACTCGGTGATCTTCCGGCCGTTGACCCGGATGCGTTCGCGAACGTCGTCCAGGTGTGGCGAGGTGTACAGGCCCACGTCGAGCCCCGCCTCCCTGAGCGTGCGTTCGACCATGCGAGCCGTGCTTCCCTTGCCGTTCGAGCCGGCGATCTGCACGCAGTCCAGCGAGTCGTGCGGGTCGCCCAGCTGGGCCAGCAGCGACCGAGTGGCCTCCGTGCCCGGTCGGAGCGCGAATCGGCGGAGATCGAAGAGGAAGTTCGCCGCCTCGTGGAACTTCATGCCCAAAGCAATCCAGTGGGCGCGCTTTAGACTGGCGGTTACGGGAGCCGGCGAACGTCGAGCCACGCCTCACACGACGGCACTGCGATGGAGGGGAAACAGCGACAATTAACCTCTGAATCGAACCAGCCGTTTCTCGCCGCCGGCCTTCGAGTCGCTGACGGTCAGTGCTCGCGGTCGTCGGGCCGCTGGACGCGGCGCAACACGGCACCACCGAGCGAGAGCAGGGCCATTCCGACCAGCGGCGCGGCGTCGACCGTCTCCTCGTCGGCCGGCGACCGAGATCGCTCGGGGCTCGGTTCGTCGCCGTCGCCAAAGGGCCCCGGAAGCGTCCCCACGTCCGGGATCGGAACGCCGTCGGGCACCGGAACGTCCGGCAGCGTCTCGCCGGACCGCCGACGGTACACCACCACTGCGACCGCCGTCAGCAGCGCCACCACTGCGGTGCCGAGCGCGGCCACCAGGAGCGTGCGACGCCCGCCGTCGCTCTCTTCGGGACTGTCCTCGGGGGCGACCGGATCGCCGGCACCGGGTGGCGGCGTCTCGCCGACGCGTGGCCCGGTTCGCTCTCCGTGCGGTGCGCTCGCGCGCTCGTCGTCGGTCTCGTCGCGCTCGAACGCCGCCGACACGGACGGCTCGACGCCGAGCGATTCGAGGAGGGCACGCATCGCCTCGGCGTCGACGTCGAAGCGAAACACGCTGAACTCGTCGGTCATACGACTACCGACGGCGGGCCGCGGTATAAAATCAGCGTGCTACTCGGCGTCGGATTCGAGTTCGGTACTGGAGGGGGCGCTGTCGGCCGCTGTTCGGGCCGCCGTCTGCTCTTCGCCGGCGGCGAGGTCGGCCTCGATCTCGTCTCCGGCCGACACGGCCGCGTCGTCGTCGGCCTCGGCCAGTAGTGCCTGCAACTGGCGCTCGTACTCGACCTCCGTGAGTTCGCCGTCGACGTAGCGCTCTTTCAGCCGCTCGCGCTTGGTCTCCGTCGAGACGGCGAAGCGGTCGGCGAGTCCCAGTCGAGACAGCGGCGGGACGAGTCGCTCGGCGCGTTCGAACCCGTCGGCGACACGGTCGTTCTCGGGTAGAGAGGGCAGCGACGCCCGGCGTGCGAGGGTGACCAGAAAGGCCAGTGCGAACGCGACGTCTGCGGCGACCAGGAGGGCAGCGATCGACAACACGAGTGCCATATCGCCCAGCACGGCACCGAGACTGGCACCGCCGGCCAGTCCGGCGAGGACCGCGACCAGTCCCACACCGACGGTCCCGACCGCGAGGACCGTCGTCACCGCGACGAGCGCGAGCAACAGCCAGTGGCGATTGCGGCTGAACCAGGACACAGGCAGGCTTCGAGCGGCGGCGATAAAAACGCGCGGTGATCGAGCGCGACACCCACTCATTCCGCGTCGGGATCGTCGTCGAACAGCTGTCGCATGACCCGCTGTTGGCCCAGTCGGAGGTGGCGGTTGACGGTCGGCTGTGACACGTCGAGCATCGCTGCGAGCTCCTGGCCGGTCGTGTCGCGCGGCCAGTTGAAGAACCCCGAGAAGTAGCCCGTCCGGAGGACCTCCCGCTGGCGATCCGTCAGCGCTCCCAGGATCGTCTCGGCGAGCGCGGGGTCGGACTCCGCGGAGCGCGCTCGTTCGCGTCGGCTGACCAGTTCGACCGTTCCGTCGTCGGTGAGCGTCTCGACGAACGATCGCACGTCCACCGAGGTCGGCACGTCGACCTCGACGTCGATGCCGGACTCCTCGGCGGCGATCTTTCGCACTCGCCCGCCCTGGCGGACGAGTCGAGCGATGACCGTCTCGCCCTGGATCGTCACCTCGAACACGCCGCCGTCCTCGCTCTCGGAGACGAGGTGGTGGTCGGCGATCGTATGCCGGTCGGCCAGCAGCTCCGAGACGGTCGCGGGATCGCAGCCACTCACACGGACGAACAGTCGTGTCTCGTCGGCGGAAACGGTGCCCACACCCTCGTAGGTGACCGTACAGCCGCTCCCGAACGCGATGTCGAGCAACGGGTCCGTCGTGTCCTCGACGCGCAGTTCGAGCGCGGTCAGCGTGTCGGCGTTGAGCGCCCGCCGGGTCGTGATGCTCGTGATCGCGTTGGCGATGCTCGTCCCCAGCTCCGCGAACACGGCGGTCTCGAACTCGCCGAACACGTCCGGCTCGTCGGCGTACACCGTCAACACGCCGTACTGGTAGTCGTCGAGCGAGACGGGGACCGCGAGCGCCGACTGGTGACCCACGGCCAGGGCCGCCTGTCGCCACGCCGACTGCTGGACGTTCTGGGCGATGTTCGAGACGGCGACCGGCCCGTCGTCGAGCGCCGCCGAGACGGCCGGGTCCGAGTGCGTCGCCGAGCGATCGAACGACGGCGTGTCCAGATACGACTCGCCCTCACCGGCCCAGGCGCGGGCCTGGAGCGTCTCGCCGCCGGGATCGAACGACCCGATCCAGGCGAAGGAGATGTCCTCGTCGTCGACCAGTCGCTCGCACACCGCCGCTTCGAGCTGGTCTCGATCGGTCGCACCGATGAGGGTCTGATCGACGGAGCGGATCGTCTCGTTGGCCCGGATCTGGCGTCTGAGTCGGTCGTTCTGGGCCTCGATCTCGGCCTCGCGCTCGCGCAGCGTGGCCTCGCTTTCGAGTCGCTCGAAGGCGGCCGCCGCGGTCGCGACCAGCGTCTCGACGAGAGAGCGATCTTCCTCAGCGATCTCGCCGGCCTCGTCCAGTGCGACGAAGACGCCGTGGCTCCCGATCGGCACCACGATACCCGTGTCGACCGCGTCGACGAAGGGACCCGACTCGCCGCTGGTGTCGACGCCTTCGAGGACGCTCTGGGTCCCGGTGACGTAGCCGTGCCAGAGGAACGACTCCGTCCCCGGCCCGACGGCATCCGGCTCGCCGCCACAGAGCGCTTCGAAGCCCGGAGACACCGAGGCGGGTTCGAGCAGGTTCGTCGTCTCGTCGTACAGGTAGATCCCGACGGCGGCCTGGTCGAGCAGCGACGCGGCCGTGTCGACGATCAACCGGGTGGCGTCGTCGATCGACTCCGTCGTCAACAGCCCGCGCGCCGAGTCGTGGAGCGACTCCAGCGCGAGTTCGCGTTGCTTCTGTGCGGTGATGTCCTGGACCGAGCCTCTGATCTCGACGACAGTGCCGTCTTCGAGGACCGGCTCTCCGATGGTGTGGACCCACCGCTGGGTGCCGTCGGGAGTGTCGAGTCGCAGTTCCTGCTCCCACCCGATCCCGTGGTCGAGCGCGCGCTCGATGGCGCTGCGGTGTCGCTCCCGGTCGTCGGGATGGTAGAACTGGGGCATCGCCTCCACCGAGCGGGCCTCGTCGTCGGCCAGTCCGAAGATGTCGAACAGTTTGTCGGTCCACTTGGTGTCGACGGCCGCGCCGTCCTCGACGACCGCTGCCCAGCCGCCGATCGCCGCCATCTCTTCGGCGCGGGAAAGCAGGTCCGTCGTGCGTTCGAGCTGGCGCTCCCGGCGCTTTCGCTCGCTGATGTCTCGCCCGATCCCCGCGACGAGCTGGTTCCCGTCTGGGTCTTCGAGAGCGACGGCGACGAACTCGTGGGGGACCCGCTCGCCGTCTTTGGTCAGGTAGGGAACCTCGACGACCCCGTCACCGGTCGCTTTCGTCTCCTCGATCGCCGCCTCGATCTGGTCTCGGTGTTCGGGCGCGAAGAAGTCCGTCGCGTGCATCGATTCGATCTCCGCGTCCGAGTAGCCCGTCACCTGGGTGTGTGCGCTGTTCCAGCGCTGGAGGGAGCCGTCCTCGTCGAGGACGTAGAACACGTCGTCGACGGCGTCGAGGATGTCTTCGGTGAACTCCCGGTAGCGGTCGAGTTCGCGCTGGTGTTCCCGGAGCTGGCGCTCCTGGCACTTTCGCTCCGTGATGTCCTCCATGACGGCCATGATCCCGGTGATCTCGCCGTCGACACCTCGCAGCGGGGCCGCCGAGAGACTCACGTCGATCAGCGTGCCGTCCTTGCGCCGTCGTCGCGTCTCGACGCTGTTGATCGACTCGCCGGACAGCAGGCGGTCCCGGAACGCGTCGAACT
Above is a genomic segment from Halomicrobium sp. LC1Hm containing:
- a CDS encoding PAS domain S-box protein; the protein is MISLWHDVAPFVGAASGEWFVSVSSGATGFDTFSIAFVLTGLVGLAVRGDADDPIAQLTEKVRRVAAGADDVTFTTDRDDEIGALYDAIGDLVAATDAEDRTDEAFRRSLYEITSDPALDDDAKLDRLLELGCERLGVETGFIAQIDEADDRYEIERATGPLVAEGSVFDLSETLCQRTITSDDVLGIADTATASDLDDAEYADSDVRSYIGSKLLVDGELYGTLCFAGSEPRERPFSHAEKAFVDLMGRWSSQTVERRERMETLERHASMLDSMFEELPVSLYVKDEAGRHVRKSLSERATDFPEDEEWYRGKTDLDIYDEALAERTYADDMQVIESGEPIIGQEEYDPVTEEWVVTSKVPWRGPDGEIRGLIGVTQYVTERKEHERKLEAIVENTTNQIYIKDSEGVYQFVNEATAALFDREPAEILGKRDDELFDGGTAETLVSEDRHVLSSGETVTTTTTAELDGERRSFLDNKYPYRDESGEIIGVMGISKDITERQARERKLRERKRELATLMSNLPGMVYRCRNEPDWPFEFVSEGCRELTGYDPATIRSGAVNWGEDVIVGDNDELWETVQRAVDDHEQFQVTYPIETADGQRRWLWERGVGVYDDGTVQALEGVITDVTDRKAQERELRRTNERLNTLIDASPDALVLIDTDGVVELWNPAAERIFGWSESEVVGDTLPFVPADRASEFDAFRDRLLSGESINSVETRRRRKDGTLIDVSLSAAPLRGVDGEITGIMAVMEDITERKCQERQLREHQRELDRYREFTEDILDAVDDVFYVLDEDGSLQRWNSAHTQVTGYSDAEIESMHATDFFAPEHRDQIEAAIEETKATGDGVVEVPYLTKDGERVPHEFVAVALEDPDGNQLVAGIGRDISERKRRERQLERTTDLLSRAEEMAAIGGWAAVVEDGAAVDTKWTDKLFDIFGLADDEARSVEAMPQFYHPDDRERHRSAIERALDHGIGWEQELRLDTPDGTQRWVHTIGEPVLEDGTVVEIRGSVQDITAQKQRELALESLHDSARGLLTTESIDDATRLIVDTAASLLDQAAVGIYLYDETTNLLEPASVSPGFEALCGGEPDAVGPGTESFLWHGYVTGTQSVLEGVDTSGESGPFVDAVDTGIVVPIGSHGVFVALDEAGEIAEEDRSLVETLVATAAAAFERLESEATLREREAEIEAQNDRLRRQIRANETIRSVDQTLIGATDRDQLEAAVCERLVDDEDISFAWIGSFDPGGETLQARAWAGEGESYLDTPSFDRSATHSDPAVSAALDDGPVAVSNIAQNVQQSAWRQAALAVGHQSALAVPVSLDDYQYGVLTVYADEPDVFGEFETAVFAELGTSIANAITSITTRRALNADTLTALELRVEDTTDPLLDIAFGSGCTVTYEGVGTVSADETRLFVRVSGCDPATVSELLADRHTIADHHLVSESEDGGVFEVTIQGETVIARLVRQGGRVRKIAAEESGIDVEVDVPTSVDVRSFVETLTDDGTVELVSRRERARSAESDPALAETILGALTDRQREVLRTGYFSGFFNWPRDTTGQELAAMLDVSQPTVNRHLRLGQQRVMRQLFDDDPDAE
- a CDS encoding SHOCT domain-containing protein; the protein is MSWFSRNRHWLLLALVAVTTVLAVGTVGVGLVAVLAGLAGGASLGAVLGDMALVLSIAALLVAADVAFALAFLVTLARRASLPSLPENDRVADGFERAERLVPPLSRLGLADRFAVSTETKRERLKERYVDGELTEVEYERQLQALLAEADDDAAVSAGDEIEADLAAGEEQTAARTAADSAPSSTELESDAE
- the folP gene encoding dihydropteroate synthase, which gives rise to MRGKAVHRLLKTRVQPRQAQYLKEELLSLGGDCAISGLNDQDEEMLDVLLMGTMAQFRRLTDKLDGQPYGLASLADELRTALDIQQPDRDRGYPWEDGTAVMGICNITPDSFHDGGEYDAVEDAVARAESMVAAGVDVLDVGGESTRPGADEVPVEEEIERIVPVIERLADLDAAVAVDTRKAPVARAALDAGADILNDVSGLEDPEMRLVAADYDVPVVVMHSIEVPVDPDSAVDYDDVVEDCIDQLTERVLLAEKAGLDREQIVVDPGLGFGKTAAESFELLGRLEEFQSLGCPILVGHSHKSMFELVGAEAGDCLDATIAGTTLAAERGADIVRVHDVPEAVRAVNVVEAADDPESFVEEN